From uncultured Roseateles sp., the proteins below share one genomic window:
- a CDS encoding uroporphyrinogen-III C-methyltransferase, whose protein sequence is MSDTSSTPSSQPSSDPVVAPPAEAVPASPKVSRQGGVPPAAIGLLVILTLLALGLSWQAHERVQQLEQELVRRQQSTQGEANEARTLARQAQDVSRDSAAKLALVEARLAEVALQRSQLEELIQSLSRSRDENVLVDIEASIRVALQQSAITGSAEPLVATLRQADERLARYKQPRLEGVRRAVSRDLDRVKAINVVDVSSLTIKLDEAVRLIDELPLLSVAQRGKAEVDEAVASDRAPAKKRVAPAVAETGWWPELQTQWTSLAGKVWGEARTLLRVTRIDNPEAMLLAPEQAFFLRENLKLRLLNARLALLSRQFDTAQADLRDAQGGLERYFERNSRKVQAANELLRQVAGQARQVNVTRPDDTLAALSAAAAGR, encoded by the coding sequence GTGAGCGATACCTCTTCCACCCCTTCCAGCCAGCCCTCTTCCGACCCTGTGGTCGCGCCTCCAGCCGAGGCGGTGCCGGCATCGCCCAAGGTGTCGCGACAGGGCGGCGTGCCGCCCGCCGCGATCGGCCTGCTGGTGATCTTGACCCTGCTGGCGCTGGGCCTGTCATGGCAGGCCCATGAACGGGTCCAGCAGCTGGAGCAGGAGTTGGTGCGCCGCCAGCAAAGCACCCAGGGCGAGGCCAACGAGGCCCGCACCCTGGCCCGCCAGGCCCAGGACGTGAGCCGCGACAGCGCTGCCAAACTGGCCCTGGTCGAGGCCCGGCTGGCCGAGGTGGCGCTGCAGCGCAGCCAGCTGGAGGAGCTGATCCAGTCGCTGTCACGCTCGCGTGACGAGAACGTGCTGGTGGACATCGAGGCCTCGATACGCGTGGCCCTGCAGCAATCGGCCATCACCGGCAGCGCCGAGCCCCTGGTCGCCACCCTGCGCCAGGCCGACGAGCGCCTGGCCCGCTACAAGCAGCCGCGGCTGGAGGGCGTGCGCCGTGCGGTGTCGCGTGATCTGGACCGTGTCAAGGCGATCAATGTGGTCGATGTGTCGTCGCTGACCATCAAGCTCGATGAAGCGGTACGCCTGATCGACGAGCTGCCGCTGCTGTCGGTGGCCCAGCGCGGCAAGGCCGAGGTCGATGAGGCGGTCGCCAGCGACCGCGCGCCCGCCAAGAAGCGTGTGGCGCCCGCTGTGGCCGAGACCGGCTGGTGGCCCGAGCTGCAGACGCAATGGACAAGTCTGGCCGGCAAGGTCTGGGGCGAGGCCCGCACCCTGCTGCGCGTGACCCGCATCGACAACCCCGAGGCCATGCTGCTGGCGCCTGAGCAGGCCTTCTTCCTGCGCGAGAACCTGAAGCTGCGCCTGCTGAATGCCCGCCTGGCCTTGCTGAGCCGCCAGTTCGACACTGCCCAGGCCGATCTGCGCGATGCGCAGGGCGGGCTGGAGCGCTATTTCGAGCGCAATTCGCGCAAGGTCCAGGCCGCCAACGAACTGCTGCGCCAGGTCGCCGGCCAGGCTCGCCAGGTCAATGTGACACGCCCCGACGACACCCTGGCCGCACTGTCGGCCGCGGCCGCGGGCCGTTGA
- a CDS encoding heme biosynthesis HemY N-terminal domain-containing protein: MRSVIWLVLLFAVAVVAALTLGSNDGLVTIYWSGWRLDLSLNLFLLALIGSCFALVTVIQAINRLTGLPRRAREWRLSQRERSAQAALRDSLSEFFGARYSRAQKSALRALGIQAQTPELSQDPAFMALGHVLAAGSAHRLQDRKGRDEQLQKALDLGQRFPAARSAQEGARLLASEWALEDRDASRALALLADLPPGVARRTQALRLKLQATRLSSQPLEALRTARLLAKHQGFSRVAALGLLRSLAFEALETARDVDQLRVIWQQLDSADRRDVFVAARAAQCAARLGAPEDGRGWLRPFWEKISELGADERAVLSEALAYAVPGMGPEWLPRLEAAAHAFPRDASIAFALGHALAERQLWGKARLMLEQAGEDRDLPASVRRRSWLTLARMAERDDDVERRARCYEAAANA; this comes from the coding sequence ATGCGCTCAGTGATCTGGCTGGTCCTGTTGTTCGCCGTGGCCGTGGTGGCCGCGCTGACCCTGGGCAGCAACGATGGCCTGGTGACGATTTACTGGAGCGGCTGGCGGCTTGATCTGTCGCTGAATCTGTTCCTGCTGGCCCTGATCGGCAGCTGTTTTGCGCTGGTCACGGTGATTCAGGCCATCAACCGCCTGACCGGCCTGCCGCGGCGGGCCCGCGAGTGGCGGCTGAGCCAGCGCGAGCGCAGCGCCCAGGCGGCCCTGCGCGATTCGCTGTCGGAGTTCTTCGGCGCCCGCTACAGCCGTGCGCAGAAGTCGGCCCTGCGTGCCCTGGGCATACAGGCGCAGACACCGGAGCTGAGCCAGGACCCGGCCTTCATGGCCCTGGGCCATGTGCTGGCCGCCGGCAGTGCCCACCGGCTGCAGGACCGCAAGGGCCGCGACGAGCAGTTGCAGAAGGCGCTGGACCTGGGCCAACGCTTCCCTGCGGCCCGGTCGGCCCAGGAAGGCGCAAGACTGCTGGCCTCCGAATGGGCGCTGGAAGACCGTGATGCCTCCCGGGCGCTGGCCTTGCTGGCCGATCTGCCGCCGGGCGTGGCGCGCCGCACCCAGGCCTTGCGGCTGAAGCTGCAAGCCACCCGCCTGTCCAGCCAGCCGCTGGAGGCCCTGCGCACCGCGCGCCTGCTGGCCAAGCACCAGGGTTTCTCGCGCGTGGCCGCGCTTGGCTTGCTGCGCTCGCTGGCCTTCGAGGCGCTGGAGACGGCCCGTGACGTCGACCAGTTGCGCGTGATCTGGCAGCAGCTCGACTCGGCCGATCGCCGCGATGTGTTCGTTGCCGCCCGCGCGGCCCAGTGCGCGGCGCGCCTGGGCGCGCCCGAGGACGGCCGCGGCTGGTTGCGACCGTTCTGGGAAAAGATCAGCGAACTGGGGGCCGACGAGCGCGCCGTACTCAGCGAAGCGCTGGCCTATGCCGTGCCCGGCATGGGGCCGGAATGGCTGCCGCGCCTGGAGGCGGCGGCACACGCCTTCCCGCGCGACGCCTCGATTGCCTTTGCCCTGGGCCATGCCCTGGCCGAGCGCCAGCTCTGGGGCAAGGCCCGGCTGATGCTGGAGCAGGCCGGTGAGGACCGCGATCTGCCCGCCAGCGTGCGCCGCCGCAGCTGGCTGACCTTGGCCCGCATGGCCGAGCGCGACGATGATGTGGAGCGCCGCGCGCGCTGCTACGAGGCCGCAGCCAATGCCTGA
- the hemC gene encoding hydroxymethylbilane synthase, with amino-acid sequence MQEKTLIATRESRLALWQAEYVQGLLQAMGLDVGLLGMTTRGDQILDRTLSKVGGKGLFVKELETALEEGRAHLAVHSLKDVPMDLPPGFDLVAILEREDPRDAFVSNRYASLDELPQGALVGTSSLRRVVQLKALRPDLRIEPLRGNLDTRLRKLDEGGYDAIVLAAAGLMRLGLAERIRARFDVQQMIPCAGQGALGIEIRSDAAELRAKLATLIDKPTWLATQAERAVSRALGGSCSVPLAAHAVWQGEQLVLSTALGHPEQPQLPLLRANVSAAIADELAARALGTQAADQLRAAGAADYLSAA; translated from the coding sequence ATGCAAGAAAAAACTCTGATCGCCACGCGCGAAAGCCGGTTGGCGCTATGGCAGGCCGAATATGTGCAGGGCCTGCTGCAGGCCATGGGCCTGGATGTGGGCCTGCTGGGCATGACCACCCGGGGCGACCAGATACTGGACCGCACGCTGTCCAAGGTGGGCGGCAAGGGCCTCTTCGTCAAGGAGCTGGAGACGGCGCTGGAAGAGGGCCGCGCCCATCTGGCCGTGCACTCGCTGAAGGACGTGCCCATGGACCTGCCGCCCGGCTTCGACCTGGTGGCCATCCTGGAGCGCGAAGATCCGCGCGATGCCTTTGTCTCGAACCGCTATGCCTCGCTGGACGAGCTGCCGCAGGGCGCCCTGGTCGGCACCTCCAGCCTGCGCCGTGTCGTGCAGCTGAAGGCCCTGCGGCCCGACCTGCGCATCGAGCCGCTGCGCGGCAATCTGGACACGCGGCTGCGCAAGCTGGACGAAGGCGGCTACGACGCCATCGTGCTGGCCGCCGCCGGGCTGATGCGCCTGGGCCTGGCCGAGCGCATACGCGCGCGCTTCGATGTGCAGCAGATGATTCCCTGCGCCGGCCAGGGCGCGCTGGGCATCGAGATACGCAGCGATGCGGCAGAGTTGCGCGCCAAGCTGGCGACGCTGATCGACAAGCCCACCTGGCTGGCCACGCAGGCCGAGCGGGCGGTGTCGCGCGCGCTGGGTGGCAGTTGCAGCGTGCCGCTGGCGGCGCACGCCGTGTGGCAGGGCGAGCAATTGGTGCTGAGCACGGCGCTGGGCCATCCCGAGCAACCGCAGCTGCCGCTGCTGCGCGCAAACGTCTCGGCCGCGATTGCCGACGAACTGGCTGCCCGTGCCCTGGGCACGCAGGCCGCAGACCAGCTGCGTGCCGCTGGCGCCGCCGACTATCTGAGTGCCGCTTGA
- a CDS encoding uroporphyrinogen-III synthase: MNPGAPRLLVTRPAEQAGEWVSGLQAEGLEAVALPLIAISASGNAAVLARAWQDLALCRMLVFVSPNAVQQFFAHRPEGLGWPAQTLAATVGPGSSRVLREAGVPAELVMEPAADAASFDSESLWQELAPLDWQGARVLLVRGDGGREWLGERLRERGALVEAVQSYSRVLPVLDAQQRLWLAEATAAPSAHIWLLSSSEAIANLAALVPAGTDFSQARAVATHERIAERATALGFGRVVLARPQLHAVAAAARGLS, from the coding sequence TTGAACCCTGGCGCGCCGCGTCTGCTGGTGACGAGGCCCGCCGAACAGGCCGGTGAATGGGTGAGTGGCCTGCAGGCCGAAGGGCTGGAGGCGGTGGCGTTGCCGCTGATTGCCATCAGCGCCAGCGGCAACGCTGCGGTACTGGCCCGGGCCTGGCAAGACCTGGCCCTGTGTCGGATGCTGGTCTTTGTCAGCCCGAATGCGGTGCAGCAGTTCTTCGCCCATCGCCCCGAGGGCCTTGGCTGGCCGGCGCAGACGCTGGCCGCCACCGTGGGCCCGGGCAGCAGCCGGGTGCTGCGCGAGGCCGGCGTGCCGGCCGAGCTGGTGATGGAGCCCGCGGCCGACGCGGCCAGCTTCGACTCCGAATCGCTGTGGCAAGAACTGGCGCCGCTGGATTGGCAGGGCGCGCGCGTGCTGCTGGTGCGTGGCGACGGTGGCCGCGAATGGCTGGGCGAGCGCCTGCGCGAGCGTGGCGCCCTCGTCGAGGCGGTGCAGAGCTACAGCCGTGTCTTGCCGGTGCTGGACGCGCAGCAGCGGCTTTGGCTGGCCGAGGCCACAGCTGCACCCAGTGCACACATCTGGCTGCTCAGCAGCTCGGAAGCGATTGCCAATCTGGCCGCATTGGTGCCGGCCGGCACCGACTTTTCGCAGGCCCGGGCTGTGGCCACCCACGAGCGCATCGCCGAGCGTGCCACGGCCCTGGGTTTCGGTCGTGTTGTGTTGGCGCGACCCCAGCTGCACGCGGTGGCCGCCGCCGCGCGAGGCCTCAGCTAA